In the Aromatoleum bremense genome, one interval contains:
- a CDS encoding nitrate reductase: MKTKATCPYCGVGCGVLIEHDGRRITGVAGDPEHPANFGRLCTKGATLHLSARPETRLLHPQLRAARGLPRQRVSWDIALATAAERFAAAINEHGPDSVAFYISGQLLTEDYYVFNKLVKGLIGSNNIDSNSRLCMSSAVAAYKQTLGADAPPCSYEDFAHTDCLLIAGANPSYAHPVAFRRIEDAKAARPQMKIIVVDPRRTDTAATADLHLAVLPGTDIWLYNAMLNVLLWEGHVDQAFVREHTEGFAALRDHVRDVTPAIAAEVCGLGKRGADDIVTAARWWGEAKAAMSLWCQGLNQSTHGTHNGTALIALSLATGKIGKPGCGPFSLTGQPNAMGGREVGGMANLMSGHRDLANPDERAEVARLWGVDSVPSTPGLTAIELFDAAHDGKIKALWIACTNPAQSLPEQERLREALARCDFVVLQEAYHNTETAPFADLLLPAATWGEKEGTVTNSERRITHVHRALTPPGEARPDWRIVCDFARELGPRIGKDAARLFPYAAPSGIFAEHAASTAGRDLDITGLSYALLDAAGPQQWPFPKGVNVADAAGRDRLYADGRFPTADGRAHFVVPTQALTAERADARYPLHLTTGRLRDQWHGMSRTGKVARLYNHVDEARIEMHADDLALRGLKSGDLVHVKSRRGDVVLRAEASAEIRSGQAFIAMHWGGNSLNSAGANALTLRDFDPYSKQPELKHATVQVEKAVLPFQALIMRGEPGAAGDEEGNGNDDAAPIDVPGKVTAGGVTANAAGLALERAEALAPWLERFSYASLALAGRDHPAVVLRIAHHQPIPPEWLAELDALLGLDDEHCLAYSDTRRGITKRARIDDGLLVGLRLTGETAAAGWLRDVLVERQPTADLRRWILAPLANPPEAAKSRGRIVCTCLNVSESDIAAAIAGGAGFDDLQAKLRCGTTCGSCVPQIRRLVAAGRRAA, from the coding sequence ATGAAAACGAAAGCCACTTGTCCCTACTGCGGCGTCGGCTGCGGCGTCCTGATCGAACATGACGGTCGCCGCATCACCGGCGTCGCCGGCGACCCCGAACATCCGGCGAACTTCGGCCGCTTGTGCACGAAGGGGGCGACGCTGCACCTCTCCGCGCGGCCCGAAACCCGGCTGCTGCACCCGCAGCTGCGCGCCGCCCGCGGCTTGCCGCGCCAACGCGTGAGCTGGGACATCGCGCTCGCGACCGCCGCCGAACGCTTTGCAGCCGCGATCAACGAGCATGGCCCGGACTCGGTCGCGTTCTACATCTCCGGCCAGCTGCTGACCGAGGACTATTACGTCTTCAACAAGCTCGTGAAAGGGCTCATCGGCAGCAACAACATCGATTCGAACTCGCGCCTGTGCATGTCGAGCGCGGTTGCGGCGTACAAGCAGACGCTCGGCGCCGACGCGCCGCCCTGTTCGTACGAGGACTTCGCGCACACCGACTGCCTGCTGATCGCCGGCGCGAACCCGTCGTACGCGCACCCGGTCGCGTTCCGCCGCATCGAGGACGCGAAGGCCGCGCGCCCGCAGATGAAGATCATCGTCGTCGACCCGCGCCGCACCGACACTGCCGCGACCGCCGACCTGCACTTGGCCGTCCTGCCGGGCACCGACATCTGGCTGTATAACGCGATGCTCAACGTGCTGCTATGGGAAGGCCACGTCGACCAGGCTTTCGTGCGCGAACACACCGAAGGTTTCGCGGCGCTGCGCGACCACGTGCGCGACGTCACGCCGGCGATCGCCGCCGAAGTCTGCGGGCTCGGCAAGCGCGGCGCTGACGACATCGTCACGGCCGCGCGCTGGTGGGGCGAGGCGAAGGCCGCGATGTCGCTGTGGTGCCAGGGGCTGAACCAGTCGACGCACGGCACGCACAACGGCACCGCGCTGATCGCGCTCTCGCTCGCGACCGGCAAGATCGGCAAGCCCGGATGCGGCCCGTTCTCGCTGACCGGCCAGCCGAACGCGATGGGCGGGCGCGAAGTCGGCGGCATGGCGAACCTGATGTCCGGCCACCGCGACCTCGCGAACCCGGACGAGCGCGCCGAAGTCGCGCGGCTGTGGGGCGTCGACAGCGTGCCTTCGACGCCGGGCCTGACCGCGATCGAACTCTTCGACGCGGCGCACGACGGCAAGATCAAGGCGCTGTGGATTGCCTGCACGAACCCCGCGCAGTCGCTGCCCGAGCAGGAGCGGCTGCGCGAAGCGCTCGCGCGCTGCGACTTCGTCGTGCTGCAGGAGGCCTACCACAACACTGAGACGGCGCCGTTTGCCGACTTGCTGCTGCCCGCCGCGACGTGGGGCGAGAAGGAAGGCACGGTGACGAACTCGGAGCGGCGCATCACGCACGTTCATCGCGCTTTGACGCCGCCGGGCGAAGCGCGGCCGGACTGGCGCATCGTCTGCGATTTCGCGCGCGAACTCGGGCCGCGCATCGGCAAGGATGCAGCGCGGCTCTTCCCGTACGCGGCGCCGTCCGGGATCTTCGCCGAGCATGCGGCCTCGACCGCCGGGCGCGATCTCGACATCACGGGACTCTCGTACGCGCTGCTCGATGCGGCCGGTCCGCAGCAGTGGCCATTTCCAAAAGGCGTGAATGTTGCCGATGCGGCCGGCCGTGACCGCCTCTACGCCGACGGCCGTTTCCCGACCGCGGACGGCCGGGCGCATTTCGTCGTGCCGACCCAGGCGCTGACCGCCGAGCGCGCCGACGCGCGCTATCCGCTGCACCTGACGACCGGCCGCCTGCGCGATCAGTGGCACGGCATGAGCCGCACCGGCAAGGTCGCGCGGCTGTACAACCACGTCGACGAGGCCCGCATCGAGATGCACGCCGACGACCTCGCGCTGCGCGGGCTCAAGAGCGGCGATCTGGTGCACGTCAAGAGCCGCCGCGGCGACGTCGTGCTGCGCGCCGAAGCCTCCGCCGAAATCCGCTCCGGTCAGGCTTTCATCGCGATGCACTGGGGAGGCAACAGCCTGAACTCGGCTGGTGCGAACGCGCTGACGCTGCGCGACTTCGACCCGTACTCGAAGCAGCCGGAGCTCAAGCATGCGACGGTACAGGTCGAGAAGGCGGTGCTGCCGTTCCAGGCGCTGATCATGCGCGGCGAGCCCGGTGCGGCCGGCGACGAGGAGGGGAACGGGAACGATGACGCTGCGCCGATCGATGTCCCTGGCAAGGTCACCGCGGGCGGCGTCACGGCCAACGCTGCCGGCCTCGCGCTGGAACGCGCTGAAGCGCTCGCGCCCTGGCTCGAGCGCTTCAGCTACGCGTCGCTCGCGCTCGCCGGTCGCGACCATCCCGCGGTCGTGCTGCGCATCGCGCACCACCAGCCGATTCCGCCCGAGTGGCTCGCCGAACTCGACGCCTTGCTCGGGCTCGACGACGAGCATTGCCTCGCGTACAGCGACACCCGGCGCGGCATCACGAAGCGCGCGCGCATCGACGACGGGCTCCTTGTCGGCCTGCGCCTTACCGGCGAGACCGCGGCCGCCGGCTGGCTGCGCGACGTGCTCGTCGAGCGCCAGCCGACTGCGGACCTGCGCCGCTGGATCCTCGCGCCGCTCGCGAACCCGCCGGAGGCGGCGAAGAGCCGCGGCCGCATCGTCTGTACGTGCCTGAACGTGTCGGAGAGCGACATCGCCGCAGCGATCGCCGGCGGCGCGGGTTTCGACGACCTGCAGGCGAAGCTCAGGTGCGGGACCACGTGCGGGTCGTGCGTGCCGCAGATCAGGCGGCTCGTTGCGGCGGGGCGCCGCGCAGCCTGA
- a CDS encoding bifunctional protein-serine/threonine kinase/phosphatase produces MARIIDASSRFKPASAPVRKAAVPVPASSSHRAVAKSLEVTLGHASQQGLRPDNEDFVGAVTPDGAALAAKGLLLAIADGVGGHARGREAAEYSVRGLLSDYFSTPDTWSVEKSLDAVIGALNSWLLAQSAKSREYAGMATTLTAFVLRGRRYHVAHVGDSRAYLLRDGELCRLTEDHTWEHPELSNVLRRAVGLDAQLAVDYDDGELAADDRFVLVTDGVWGALGDGGIVEILKRHPCAEDAADVLTLEALARGATDNCTALVANVEAVPPDNLRDRLATARRLTLPPRLKAGDLIDGLRVEELLHESRVTLLYRVTRIATGEALVLKTLRPEADDDEAGGALLREEWLARRAPSQSFPTVADADARSALYYLMSWHEGETLKARLARGHRFAPHELVAIGMPLLRAVGSLHRLGIVHRDVKPDNVHVDRHGRLRLLDLGVAASDADDLREINNPGTPSYMAPELFNGGTANESSDLYACGVTLYELLTRKYPYGEVEPFQRPRFGEPVPPTRYRPDTPAWLEAVLLKACAHEANDRFETAEEFLLALERGAHRPLATHRRVPLVARNPALAVKLLAGASLLLNLILLFLLSRR; encoded by the coding sequence GTGGCGCGGATCATCGATGCGAGTTCGCGGTTCAAGCCGGCATCGGCGCCGGTGCGGAAGGCGGCTGTCCCCGTTCCCGCGTCGTCGTCGCATCGCGCCGTGGCGAAATCGCTCGAAGTCACGCTCGGCCACGCCTCGCAGCAGGGGCTGCGGCCCGACAACGAGGACTTCGTCGGCGCGGTGACGCCCGACGGCGCGGCGCTTGCAGCCAAGGGGCTGCTGCTCGCGATCGCCGATGGCGTCGGCGGCCATGCGCGCGGCCGGGAGGCGGCCGAATATTCGGTGCGCGGACTGCTCTCCGACTATTTTTCGACGCCCGACACGTGGAGCGTCGAGAAATCGCTCGACGCCGTGATCGGCGCGCTGAACAGCTGGCTGCTCGCCCAGTCGGCGAAGTCTCGCGAGTACGCCGGCATGGCGACGACGCTGACCGCGTTCGTGCTGCGCGGGCGCCGCTACCACGTCGCGCACGTCGGCGATTCGCGCGCGTACCTGCTGCGCGATGGCGAGCTGTGCCGCCTGACCGAGGACCACACCTGGGAACACCCCGAGCTCAGCAACGTGCTGCGCCGCGCGGTCGGACTCGATGCGCAGCTCGCTGTCGACTATGACGACGGCGAGCTGGCTGCCGACGATCGCTTTGTGCTCGTCACCGACGGCGTGTGGGGCGCGCTCGGCGACGGCGGCATCGTCGAGATCCTGAAGCGCCACCCGTGCGCCGAAGACGCGGCCGACGTGCTGACGCTCGAAGCGCTTGCGCGCGGCGCGACCGACAACTGCACCGCGCTGGTCGCGAACGTCGAGGCGGTGCCGCCGGACAACCTGCGCGACCGGCTCGCAACCGCGCGCCGCCTGACGCTGCCGCCGCGGTTGAAGGCCGGCGACCTGATCGATGGCCTGCGGGTTGAGGAGCTGCTGCACGAATCGCGCGTCACGCTGCTGTACCGCGTCACGCGTATCGCGACCGGCGAAGCGCTGGTGCTGAAGACCCTGCGCCCGGAAGCGGACGACGACGAAGCGGGCGGCGCCTTGCTGCGCGAGGAATGGCTCGCGCGACGCGCCCCGTCGCAAAGCTTCCCCACCGTCGCGGATGCCGACGCGCGCAGCGCCCTGTATTACCTGATGAGCTGGCACGAAGGCGAGACGCTCAAAGCGCGGCTCGCGCGCGGCCACCGCTTCGCGCCGCACGAGCTTGTCGCGATCGGCATGCCGCTGCTGCGCGCGGTCGGCAGCCTGCACCGGCTCGGCATCGTGCACCGTGACGTCAAGCCCGACAACGTGCATGTCGACCGCCACGGCCGGCTGCGGCTGCTCGACCTCGGCGTCGCCGCGTCCGACGCCGATGACCTGCGCGAGATCAACAACCCTGGCACGCCGTCGTATATGGCGCCGGAACTCTTCAACGGCGGGACGGCGAACGAGTCGTCGGACCTCTACGCGTGCGGCGTGACGCTGTACGAACTCTTGACGCGCAAGTACCCGTACGGCGAGGTCGAGCCGTTCCAGCGGCCGCGCTTTGGCGAGCCGGTACCGCCGACACGCTACCGTCCGGACACTCCGGCGTGGCTCGAAGCGGTGCTGCTGAAGGCCTGCGCGCACGAGGCAAACGACCGCTTCGAGACCGCCGAAGAGTTCCTGCTCGCGCTCGAACGCGGCGCGCACCGCCCGCTCGCGACGCATCGCCGCGTGCCGCTCGTCGCGCGCAACCCGGCGCTCGCGGTCAAGCTCCTGGCCGGTGCGTCGCTGCTGCTGAACCTGATCCTGTTGTTTCTGCTCAGTCGGCGCTAG
- a CDS encoding nitrate/nitrite transporter, producing MNKDFLKAGHPPTLLAAFLYFDLAFMVWVILGPLGVQIAADLGLDHAQKGLMVAIPVLAGAILRIFMGVLVDHLKPKMAGAIGQVIVIAALAFAWQFGIHSFEQTLVLGVFLGVAGASFAVALPLASRWYPPQHQGTALGIAGAGNSGTALAALIAPGLAAAYGWTNVFGLALIPLVLVFVFYLVVAKDAPECPPAKPLAEYFKVLKDKDAWWFMFFYAVTFGGFVGLASSLTIYFNTQYGLDAKMAGYFTAACVFAGSMVRPIGGAVADRIGGIKSLSVMYVLAALFLGIVSVGLPAAWMALMVFVAAMLALGMGNGAVFQLVPQRFRKEIGVMTGLVGMAGGVGGFYLASSLGYAKQATGSYQSGFLIFAALALAALVGLTAVKTRWRTTWGAAHLTSAKI from the coding sequence ATGAACAAAGACTTCCTCAAAGCCGGCCATCCGCCAACCCTGCTCGCGGCTTTCCTGTATTTCGACCTCGCCTTCATGGTGTGGGTGATCCTCGGGCCGCTGGGCGTGCAGATCGCCGCCGACCTCGGCCTCGACCACGCGCAGAAAGGCCTGATGGTCGCGATCCCGGTGCTCGCCGGCGCGATCCTGCGGATCTTCATGGGCGTGCTCGTCGACCATCTGAAGCCGAAGATGGCCGGCGCGATCGGTCAGGTCATCGTCATCGCGGCGCTCGCCTTCGCGTGGCAGTTCGGCATCCACAGCTTTGAGCAGACGCTCGTGCTCGGCGTCTTTCTCGGCGTCGCCGGCGCCTCGTTCGCAGTCGCGCTGCCGCTCGCGTCGCGCTGGTATCCGCCGCAGCACCAGGGCACCGCGCTCGGCATCGCCGGCGCCGGCAACTCCGGCACCGCGCTTGCGGCGCTGATTGCGCCGGGGCTTGCCGCGGCCTACGGCTGGACGAACGTGTTCGGCCTCGCGCTGATCCCGCTCGTGCTGGTGTTCGTGTTCTACCTCGTCGTCGCGAAGGACGCGCCCGAGTGCCCGCCGGCGAAGCCCCTCGCCGAGTACTTCAAGGTGCTGAAGGACAAGGACGCGTGGTGGTTCATGTTCTTCTACGCGGTCACCTTCGGCGGCTTCGTCGGCCTGGCGTCGTCGCTGACGATCTACTTCAATACCCAGTATGGCCTCGACGCGAAGATGGCCGGCTACTTCACCGCCGCGTGCGTGTTCGCCGGCTCGATGGTGCGTCCGATCGGCGGCGCGGTCGCCGACCGCATCGGCGGCATCAAGAGCCTGTCGGTGATGTACGTGCTCGCGGCACTGTTCCTCGGCATCGTCAGCGTCGGCTTGCCGGCGGCGTGGATGGCGCTGATGGTGTTCGTCGCCGCGATGCTCGCGCTCGGCATGGGCAACGGCGCGGTGTTCCAACTCGTGCCGCAGCGCTTTCGCAAGGAGATCGGCGTGATGACGGGACTCGTCGGCATGGCCGGCGGTGTAGGCGGTTTCTATCTCGCGTCCTCGCTCGGCTACGCGAAACAGGCGACCGGCAGCTATCAATCCGGGTTCCTGATCTTCGCCGCCCTTGCGCTCGCGGCGCTGGTCGGGCTCACCGCGGTCAAGACACGCTGGCGCACGACGTGGGGTGCGGCCCACCTGACGTCGGCGAAAATCTGA
- the nirD gene encoding nitrite reductase small subunit NirD — translation MTLRKTDADTDAGWKTICALDDIPVLGARVVASKSGDIAIFRTADDEVFAMHDKCPHKNGPLSQGIVHGRQVTCPLHGWKIQLDSGEAAAPDVGCTKPFAVKLVDGQVLLKV, via the coding sequence ATGACCCTTCGCAAGACCGATGCCGATACCGATGCCGGCTGGAAAACGATCTGCGCGCTCGACGACATCCCGGTGCTCGGTGCGCGCGTCGTCGCCTCGAAGAGCGGCGACATCGCGATCTTCCGCACCGCCGACGACGAGGTCTTCGCGATGCACGACAAATGCCCGCACAAGAACGGCCCGCTGTCGCAGGGCATCGTGCATGGCCGCCAAGTCACGTGCCCGCTGCACGGCTGGAAGATCCAGCTCGACAGCGGCGAGGCTGCCGCGCCCGACGTCGGCTGCACGAAGCCGTTCGCAGTGAAGCTCGTCGACGGCCAGGTGCTGCTGAAAGTCTGA